Proteins found in one Paenibacillus dendritiformis genomic segment:
- the yunB gene encoding sporulation protein YunB, with protein sequence MARWRSRGFRATRWRLPRISIQPRKPSGWRPRRVWGRSMSSKKAPQGPAWQGVRPSKPRRKRKYVFIALVIMTLLTVQLFVYVDKHVRGPLMHLAKIRVKQIATQAINKAITDQVMRGRELDKLIEWKTDSRGKVTSFVLNYNEHMRITSETVEIVQRTLQQTQELKEHIPLGQALGSPLIASFGPRVPFRMEPQGAAKVELSTRPMDVGINMVLVEVYIRVIEEVAIVIPFDLEPEVVETEIPISYLLVVGDVPMYYYDGKGQPVGSNREKAPALSLPVLPPSGAVNSSDNDNLSVPAHTETVPPSGEPSGGSEPPPPSAAEP encoded by the coding sequence ATGGCCAGATGGCGTTCCCGCGGCTTCCGAGCGACACGCTGGCGTCTGCCGCGCATCTCGATTCAACCGCGCAAGCCTTCGGGATGGCGTCCTCGCAGAGTCTGGGGCCGAAGCATGAGCAGCAAGAAGGCCCCCCAAGGCCCCGCTTGGCAAGGGGTGAGGCCGTCCAAGCCGCGCCGCAAGCGTAAATATGTGTTCATCGCGCTCGTTATTATGACGCTGCTGACGGTACAGCTGTTCGTGTATGTAGATAAGCATGTGCGCGGGCCGCTCATGCATCTCGCCAAAATCCGGGTCAAGCAAATTGCTACGCAAGCCATTAACAAAGCGATTACCGATCAGGTGATGCGGGGCCGGGAGCTGGATAAGCTGATCGAATGGAAGACGGATTCACGCGGCAAAGTGACGAGCTTCGTCTTGAACTATAACGAACATATGCGGATAACGTCCGAGACGGTTGAGATCGTGCAGCGGACGCTGCAGCAGACCCAGGAATTGAAGGAACATATTCCGCTCGGGCAAGCGTTGGGCAGTCCGCTCATCGCCTCCTTCGGTCCAAGGGTCCCTTTCCGGATGGAGCCGCAGGGCGCAGCGAAGGTCGAGTTAAGCACCCGGCCGATGGATGTCGGCATCAATATGGTGCTGGTGGAGGTTTATATCAGAGTCATTGAAGAAGTAGCGATTGTAATCCCGTTCGATCTGGAGCCTGAAGTGGTGGAAACGGAAATCCCCATCTCGTATCTGCTCGTCGTCGGCGATGTGCCCATGTACTACTACGATGGCAAGGGGCAACCCGTCGGAAGCAACCGTGAGAAAGCACCTGCCCTGTCCTTGCCGGTCCTGCCGCCATCCGGTGCCGTCAATTCCTCGGACAACGACAATCTTAGCGTGCCGGCGCACACCGAGACGGTGCCGCCGTCAGGCGAGCCATCCGGCGGAAGCGAGCCGCCGCCGCCATCAGCGGCAGAACCATAA
- a CDS encoding M23 family metallopeptidase codes for MKQAAILWAGLALWVVICSPMDASSAGKKDEFHPIASSVSESASTSPKPDTVNIWRERRDLYEKMGTLTGIPWYRLAAIDQYERTLTKAKPKQRQHPERLTGVFIDPPKWVGMLNPDWEDQNPVSISMFKGMGRDGSGDGRADMNNDTDLLYSVAGFIGSYGLSEDDFGSGLWNYYANPRAVQRVKQFARLYEHFDQLQLFDTAFPLPVTADYSYRSTWGMGRHYGGFRIHEGTDIFAGYGVPVRSTCYGIIEVKGWNRYGGWRIGIRDINNNYHYYAHLSGYQKKIKIGDIVTPGQTIGWVGSSGYGPPGTAGKFPPHLHFGIYRDRGLVEYAYDPYPLLRQWELSDLRKLKERRKTTSLPPMTPATVPANSGKKQQR; via the coding sequence ATGAAGCAAGCTGCCATATTATGGGCCGGCTTGGCGCTATGGGTCGTCATCTGCTCGCCGATGGACGCCTCGTCGGCAGGGAAGAAGGATGAATTCCATCCGATTGCATCTTCAGTGTCCGAATCCGCCTCGACCTCGCCTAAGCCCGACACGGTGAATATATGGCGGGAACGGCGGGATTTATACGAAAAGATGGGAACCTTAACCGGCATTCCCTGGTACCGGCTTGCGGCTATCGATCAATACGAACGGACATTGACGAAAGCCAAGCCGAAGCAGCGCCAACATCCGGAGCGGTTAACCGGCGTCTTTATCGATCCGCCGAAGTGGGTCGGCATGCTGAATCCGGATTGGGAAGATCAGAACCCGGTCTCCATCTCGATGTTCAAGGGGATGGGCCGCGACGGCTCCGGAGACGGGCGGGCCGATATGAACAATGACACCGACTTGCTGTACAGCGTCGCCGGCTTTATCGGCTCCTATGGCTTGAGCGAGGACGACTTCGGCTCCGGTCTGTGGAATTATTACGCCAATCCGCGTGCCGTGCAGCGCGTGAAGCAGTTCGCCCGTCTCTATGAACATTTCGATCAGCTTCAATTGTTCGACACGGCCTTCCCGCTTCCCGTGACCGCCGACTATTCCTACCGCAGCACCTGGGGGATGGGGCGGCATTACGGAGGATTCCGCATCCATGAAGGAACCGACATATTCGCCGGTTACGGCGTTCCCGTCCGCAGCACCTGCTACGGAATCATCGAGGTCAAAGGCTGGAACCGTTACGGCGGCTGGCGGATCGGCATCCGCGACATCAACAACAATTACCATTACTACGCCCACCTGTCCGGATACCAGAAAAAAATAAAAATCGGCGACATCGTCACCCCCGGACAAACGATTGGCTGGGTCGGCAGCTCCGGCTACGGCCCCCCCGGCACCGCCGGCAAATTCCCGCCGCATCTGCACTTCGGCATTTACCGGGATCGCGGACTGGTGGAATATGCCTATGACCCATACCCGCTGCTGCGGCAGTGGGAGCTGTCCGACCTGCGCAAGCTGAAGGAGCGGCGCAAAACCACTTCGCTCCCCCCGATGACTCCGGCCACAGTCCCGGCGAATAGCGGGAAAAAGCAGCAGCGCTAA
- a CDS encoding YutD family protein, whose amino-acid sequence MFHISGQTYEVIQEHKNAWNPEAFRDRYSEVLERYDYIVGDWGYNQLRLKGFFRDNHPKSTKDTTSSGIVDYINEYCNFGCAYFIVEKLSSKDPRHRQSQDNGDEEETQGAAPDNREDAATKQGISLQPKVPTPESDAEPQAKPAMQERKPRPRHRHKNRGHHSNEAKRSDIAKVSAKEPRPPKDNRS is encoded by the coding sequence ATGTTCCATATTAGCGGCCAGACATATGAAGTGATTCAGGAGCATAAGAACGCGTGGAATCCGGAGGCATTCCGCGACCGGTACAGCGAAGTGCTGGAACGGTATGATTATATCGTAGGCGACTGGGGATACAATCAGCTGCGGCTGAAAGGCTTCTTCCGGGATAACCATCCGAAGTCGACGAAGGACACGACTTCCTCCGGCATTGTTGATTATATTAACGAATACTGCAATTTCGGATGTGCTTATTTCATCGTGGAGAAGTTGAGCAGCAAAGATCCGCGCCACCGCCAATCCCAGGATAACGGGGATGAGGAGGAGACGCAGGGGGCCGCACCGGACAATAGGGAGGATGCCGCGACGAAGCAAGGCATCTCGCTCCAGCCGAAAGTCCCGACCCCGGAATCCGATGCCGAGCCTCAGGCGAAGCCGGCCATGCAGGAGCGCAAGCCGCGTCCGCGCCATCGCCACAAGAACCGAGGCCATCATTCCAATGAAGCCAAGCGATCGGATATCGCGAAGGTATCCGCGAAGGAACCGCGTCCCCCAAAGGACAACCGCTCTTGA
- a CDS encoding NAD kinase codes for MKYAVLNRGDELSVSLTETFHRLAEARGLVRDDEEPEIVLSIGGDGTMLQAFHRYINRIDHTAFVGIHTGHLGFYADWKPDEIELLVHMMAENRSKDQINPRIVRYPLIELELDREDTGKKTYIALNEFTLKCTDNTLVAQIDINDELFEMFRGDGICVSTPSGSTAYNKSLGGAMVHPSIPAIQLAEIASINNRVYRTLGSSLILPKHHHFDIRPRQGQNLLLSIDHINIRLSHLRSIRCRVADQRVTFVRYRPFPFWKRVREAFLGYDENGCYPTN; via the coding sequence TTGAAATATGCAGTATTGAACCGGGGAGACGAATTGTCCGTCTCTTTGACGGAGACGTTTCATCGTTTGGCTGAGGCGCGTGGACTGGTGCGAGATGACGAAGAACCGGAGATCGTTCTGTCCATCGGCGGGGACGGCACGATGCTGCAAGCCTTTCACCGCTACATCAACCGGATTGACCATACCGCCTTCGTCGGGATTCATACGGGGCATCTTGGCTTTTATGCCGACTGGAAGCCGGATGAGATCGAACTGCTCGTCCACATGATGGCGGAGAACCGTTCCAAGGATCAGATTAACCCTCGGATCGTCAGATACCCGCTCATCGAGCTTGAGCTTGACAGGGAGGATACGGGGAAGAAGACCTATATCGCCTTGAATGAATTTACGCTGAAATGCACGGACAATACATTGGTCGCCCAGATCGACATCAATGATGAATTATTTGAAATGTTCCGCGGTGACGGAATCTGCGTATCGACGCCATCGGGAAGCACCGCCTACAATAAGAGCTTGGGCGGCGCCATGGTTCACCCTTCGATTCCGGCCATCCAGCTGGCTGAGATTGCATCGATTAACAACCGGGTCTACCGGACACTCGGGTCATCCTTGATCCTGCCGAAGCATCACCATTTCGACATTCGGCCGCGGCAAGGGCAGAACCTGCTGCTCTCTATCGATCATATCAATATCCGGCTGTCTCATCTGCGCTCGATTCGCTGCCGGGTGGCGGATCAGCGGGTCACCTTCGTCCGCTATCGGCCGTTCCCCTTCTGGAAGCGCGTCCGTGAAGCCTTCCTCGGATACGATGAGAACGGCTGCTACCCAACGAATTAG
- the lipA gene encoding lipoyl synthase, whose protein sequence is MEVKVKRTEKEGNDSMKTKEQKPDWIRIKLTTGENYSEIKDMMRSKTLHTVCEEARCPNIYECWANRTATFMILGDICTRACRFCAVNTGMPTELDLQEPERVAEAAERMGLRHCVVTSVARDDLQDGGASIFAETIRAIRRRMPLCSVEVLIPDFMGNWDALRVVMDAKPDILNHNIETVERMSDRVRAKAKYSRSLELLRRAKEMQPGIPTKSSIMLGVGEEWDEILQAMDDLRAVDCDILTLGQYLQPSPKHLDVAKYYHPDQFAELKQEGMKRGFSHVESGPLVRSSYHAHEQVKSAHQAMSTSQATGS, encoded by the coding sequence ATTGAGGTCAAGGTAAAGCGAACGGAGAAAGAAGGTAATGACTCGATGAAAACGAAAGAGCAGAAACCAGACTGGATACGCATCAAACTGACCACAGGAGAAAATTATTCCGAAATCAAAGACATGATGCGCTCAAAAACGCTTCATACCGTATGCGAGGAAGCGCGGTGTCCGAACATTTACGAGTGTTGGGCCAACCGCACCGCAACATTTATGATTTTGGGTGATATCTGCACGCGTGCTTGCCGCTTCTGTGCGGTCAACACCGGCATGCCGACCGAATTGGATCTGCAGGAGCCGGAACGTGTAGCGGAAGCGGCTGAGCGCATGGGCTTGCGCCATTGCGTCGTCACTTCCGTAGCAAGGGACGACCTGCAGGACGGAGGCGCCTCCATCTTCGCGGAGACGATTCGAGCGATCCGCCGTCGTATGCCATTGTGCAGTGTAGAAGTGCTTATTCCCGATTTCATGGGGAATTGGGATGCGCTGCGTGTTGTGATGGACGCGAAGCCGGATATATTGAATCATAATATCGAGACGGTAGAGCGGATGTCCGACCGCGTACGGGCCAAGGCGAAATATTCCCGTTCCCTGGAACTGCTGCGACGGGCGAAGGAGATGCAGCCGGGGATTCCAACCAAGTCGAGCATTATGCTCGGCGTTGGCGAGGAATGGGACGAAATTTTGCAGGCCATGGATGACTTGCGGGCAGTCGATTGCGATATTTTGACGTTGGGACAATATTTGCAGCCGTCGCCGAAGCATTTGGATGTCGCCAAATACTATCATCCGGATCAATTCGCCGAGCTGAAGCAGGAAGGAATGAAGCGGGGCTTCAGCCACGTCGAATCGGGGCCGCTTGTTCGGAGCTCGTATCATGCGCATGAACAAGTGAAGTCGGCCCATCAGGCCATGTCCACATCGCAAGCAACCGGAAGCTAA